In Thermovirga lienii DSM 17291, the sequence GTGGAAGGAAGTACCTTGATATGGATGAGTACTATGAATATCTTTCACAACAGCAATCTAGATCAAGCCCTAAAATCTATTGCCTTTAACAAAAAATAAGAAAAATGCATAAGACCATTACCAGAGACCAAAACAAATTTACACAAAATATAGGACTTGACCCAGGTACGTAACACATTGCTCTTCCTTTGCAATCTACAGATACTATATAATTGCAATAAGTAAACAATAGGAATGTCGTCTCCGAGCCTGATCGCCTAAAAATGCACTTCATGGCGACTGGCCGATAGGGTGTTTCTGGAAACGGAAACGCCTCCCATTGCGGAAAGGAGAAACACAAATTGCCCAAACTCAAAGTCATCATTGCTGATGAAGACCCGATGGTTTGCTATCTGTGCAGAAATTACATTAGCGGTATCTATGGATTCACGGTGACATCAGAGACTCACTCATTGAGCTCCCTAAAAAGGGAACTAAAGAACTTAACAGTCGATCTTGTGCTTTTGGATGCTCATATGGACAAAGATTTAAAGCTTGATGGCTTTAAAGGCCTTAGAAGCGCTTTCCCTAGGGTAGATTTTATCGTTATGGCAAAAACCGGTGACCCATTTATAATACGCAATGTCATATGTCAAGGCGCTTTCGATTGCCTGATAAAACCCTTTTCCTTCAAAAGATTAGAATCCTCATTGAAAGCTTACAGGACGTACAACTTGGGCCTTACCACGCGGGATAGCCCTTGGAATCAAGAAGAGTTGGATAAAATGATGAGCGAGCTCGCAAACACTAAAGTTCATCCCCTAAGAGGAGACCTGCCTAAAGGTATACAAGAAAAGCTATTGGAGAAAGTAATTCGATGCCTTGAACAAAGCAATAAAGCTCTTTCTGCCAAGGAAATAGGAGGTATTGTGGGTATATCGAGAGCTACAGCAAGAAGATACCTAGAGTATCTATTAGAAAGCAAGCTAGTGTCTGTAGAGTATCCTTTCACTAAAATTGGAAGACCCAAAAAACTCTACAAATTAGTGCAAAAACAATAAACCCAAAACAGAGCATAAATGAGCAAAAAGTTTAATGTTTCAAGATTCTTATTTATCCTTTCCAGTAGTAATAAAACGGACACAACTGGAAAGGAGGATTTTTTCTATGAATAACGGGATCTTTTGTTTTCCCAAACCCAGGAACGAACCAACCAAAAATTATGCTCCTGGTAGCGTTGAAAGGAAACTGATGAGGAAGAAGTTATCCCGCCAAGAAAAGATCAAGGTCGAGATCCCCGTGATTATAGGGGGGAAGGAGGTACGGACAGGCAAGATAAGAGAAGTAACTATGCCATGTGACCACGGGCATGTCCTTGCCATCTACCATGAAGCAGGTCCAAAGGAAACAGAACTAGCTATCAAGGAGGCTCTACTAGCCAAAAAAGAGTGGGAATCCCTCCATTGGACAGAACGGTGTGCTGTGATGCTGAAGGTCGCTGAGCTAATCAGCAACAAATATCGCTATTTATTAAATGCAGCTACGATGCTGGGACAGGCAAAAAACGTACATCAAGCAGAGATAGATGCTGCCTGCGAAAGCATCGATTTCTTAAGATTCGGAGCTTATCAGGCATCATATATTTATCAGTGGCAGCCTTTACAACCTCACGAATATGATTGTGTAAACAAAATGGAATACAGGCCACTTGAAGGATTTGTTTTAACCATATCGCCTTTTAACTTTACTGCCATTGCGCTAAGCCTCAACTCATCAGTTATTACTATGGGGAACACAACAATATGGAAGCCTGCAAGAACTTCTTTGCTTTCCAGCTACTACTTGATGAAGATTTTTGAAGAAGCTGGACTGCCTCCGGGAGTAATAAACTTTCTGCCTGGGCCAGGATCTGAAATAAGCGAAGTTGCACTCCGCAACACCAATTTCGCGGGTTTACACTTTACGGGCTCCACAGATACCTTCAACACACTATGGAAAAAGCTTGGAGAAAATATATCAAAATATAAAAACTATCCGAGGATAGTAGGAGAAACAGGCGGCAAAGATTTTATATTCGCCCATTATTCAGCAGATATTCACGCCCTCGCTACCGCTTTAGTACGAGGAGCTTTCGAATATCAGGGACAAAAATGCTCTGCAGCTTCAAGAGCTTATATCCCTAAATCCATCTGGAAGAAGTTGAGGGAAATCCTCGTCGATTGGACAAAAAATCTATCAGTTGGGGATGTTAGAGACTTCAAAAATTTTGTAAACGCCGTAATAGATGAAGCGTCTTATAAAAAAATTATGGGGTACATCGAAAAAGCAAAAACTTCGCCAAACGCAAAGATAATAGTCGGAGGCAACGGAGATAAAAGAACCGGATATTACGTAGAACCCACCATAATAGAAACAAACGATCCTAACTTCCTGACAATGAACGAAGAAATTTTTGGGCCGGTTCTGACCATCTTCGTGTATGAAGACGAGCGCTTTGAGGAAACATTAACGTTATGCGACTCCACTTCCTCATACGGCCTAACAGGCTCAATCTTCGCAAAAGACAGGAAGGCTATAGAAAAAGCAGCAAAAATATTAAGGTATGCAGCAGGTAACTTTTACATTAACGACAAACCAACAGGAGCTGTAGTTTGCCAGCAGCCATTTGGAGGAGCTCGAGCCTCAGGCACCAACGATAAAGCCGGAACTTACTTGAATCTGATTAGATGGATTTCTCCAAGAACTATTAAAGAAAATCTAAATCCCCCCACCCATTGGAGTTATCCGTTTTTGGAAAAGTAGACAAATGGTAACTAGAGGCCCTTTTTAAGGCCTCTAGTTACCATGACTATGTTATGCTGACAACGGATAGCGAAAATGTCCCCTTACAGGGTGACAATATCACTGTCCGGTAACACAATAAACAACACCTAATTGACAAAGCACATTTATTGCAGTAAACTCCCCGTCAGAATAAAGAAGCGTTTTATAAAAAATTACATATATTTGCGCATCATTGGTGCCTTATCTTGCTCTGCAAGGTAGGCTTAAAAGGGAAGACCGGTGAGAATCCGGCGCGGTCCCGCCACTGTAACGGAGAGCGTGGTTGAGATATGCCACTGTCGCTTTAATGCGATGGGAAGGTTCAACCAAGCGATGACCCGGAGCCAGGAGACCTGCCAGTGATGTAGAAGCACGCAAAACCACGAGGATGGTTGGTGCGG encodes:
- a CDS encoding delta-1-pyrroline-5-carboxylate dehydrogenase (PFAM: Aldehyde dehydrogenase family~TIGRFAM: delta-1-pyrroline-5-carboxylate dehydrogenase, group 1~COGs: COG1012 NAD-dependent aldehyde dehydrogenase~InterPro IPR015590: IPR016160: IPR005931~KEGG: cpo:COPRO5265_1373 1-pyrroline-5-carboxylate dehydrogenase~PFAM: Aldehyde Dehydrogenase~SPTR: 1-pyrroline-5-carboxylate dehydrogenase;~TIGRFAM: delta-1-pyrroline-5-carboxylate dehydrogenase); this encodes MNNGIFCFPKPRNEPTKNYAPGSVERKLMRKKLSRQEKIKVEIPVIIGGKEVRTGKIREVTMPCDHGHVLAIYHEAGPKETELAIKEALLAKKEWESLHWTERCAVMLKVAELISNKYRYLLNAATMLGQAKNVHQAEIDAACESIDFLRFGAYQASYIYQWQPLQPHEYDCVNKMEYRPLEGFVLTISPFNFTAIALSLNSSVITMGNTTIWKPARTSLLSSYYLMKIFEEAGLPPGVINFLPGPGSEISEVALRNTNFAGLHFTGSTDTFNTLWKKLGENISKYKNYPRIVGETGGKDFIFAHYSADIHALATALVRGAFEYQGQKCSAASRAYIPKSIWKKLREILVDWTKNLSVGDVRDFKNFVNAVIDEASYKKIMGYIEKAKTSPNAKIIVGGNGDKRTGYYVEPTIIETNDPNFLTMNEEIFGPVLTIFVYEDERFEETLTLCDSTSSYGLTGSIFAKDRKAIEKAAKILRYAAGNFYINDKPTGAVVCQQPFGGARASGTNDKAGTYLNLIRWISPRTIKENLNPPTHWSYPFLEK
- a CDS encoding response regulator receiver and unknown domain protein (PFAM: HTH domain; Response regulator receiver domain~COGs: COG4565 Response regulator of citrate/malate metabolism~InterPro IPR001789~KEGG: gwc:GWCH70_0514 response regulator receiver and unknown domain protein~PFAM: response regulator receiver~SMART: response regulator receiver~SPTR: Putative uncharacterized protein); translation: MPKLKVIIADEDPMVCYLCRNYISGIYGFTVTSETHSLSSLKRELKNLTVDLVLLDAHMDKDLKLDGFKGLRSAFPRVDFIVMAKTGDPFIIRNVICQGAFDCLIKPFSFKRLESSLKAYRTYNLGLTTRDSPWNQEELDKMMSELANTKVHPLRGDLPKGIQEKLLEKVIRCLEQSNKALSAKEIGGIVGISRATARRYLEYLLESKLVSVEYPFTKIGRPKKLYKLVQKQ